From Mya arenaria isolate MELC-2E11 chromosome 1, ASM2691426v1, a single genomic window includes:
- the LOC128228228 gene encoding guanylate-binding protein 1-like gives MDVHDRSQRIQGEGGSKVQATTTRTVLASSGDGKTGAKAVNVKLADKYKLSIFKRPLPLIVKHVAGKGNALSYNHDTLEELSQIEEPLCVIAVAGCLRTGKSYLLSRLVQKCGVSEEYFTVGHSANAQTQGIWIMCRPHPTQEGKVIVFLDTEGIDDPEKVQIQEDTWIFLIATLLCNVLVYNTKGVFDASDIKKFRFLKVVRSNVTVAKGESEDDSFLDFFFPNLVLVLRDFALQSDISKEVFLEQRLMYKNGKLDGANKFNEPRRLIRRYFKKRTCFGIPIPCTRPDQLESMPDSKIESEFLQQINDLHQYLCECSPKKLISGKPVNGRMLRTMIISYMNSVKENTAPCLQDAMKLMADEENQFAVRKASEWYQEEMKKRINKHMPNESGLERYHNDCMKVAVKKLRELVVVDDGDIFNRKAAVSRHLCFGTLELIMLSRKSLRSYVLLALFVKTL, from the exons tgccAAAGCTGTTAATGTAAAACTTGCAGACAA GTACAAACTCTCAATATTCAAGAGACCATTACCACTTATTGTCAAACACGTAGCTGGTAAAGGAAACGCACTGTCTTACAATCATGATACCCTTGAGGAACTTAGCCAAATTGAGGAGCCATTATGTGTCATAGCTGTAGCTGGATGTCTGAGGACTGGAAAATCGTACCTATTAAGTCGCCTTGTACAGAAGTGTGGTG tttcagAAGAATATTTCACTGTTGGGCACTCTGCCAACGCACAGACCCAAGGAATATGGATCATGTGCAGACCGCATCCTACTCAAGAAGGGAAGGTCATTGTTTTTCTCGATACGGAAGGAATCGATGATCCAGAGAAG GTTCAAATTCAAGAAGACACTTGGATATTCCTTATTGCAACGTTGCTGTGCAATGTACTTGTCTACAATACGAAAGGCGTCTTTGATGCTTCAGACATCAAGAAATTTCG gTTTCTTAAAGTGGTTCGTTCTAATGTGACGGTTGCAAAAGGTGAAAGTGAAGACGACAGTTTCCTTGACTTCTTTTTTCCGAATTTGGTTCTTGTTTTACGAGATTTTGCACTCCAATCCGATATATCGAAAGAGGTATTTCTTGAACAGCGATTAATGTACAAGAATGGGAAATTGGATGGTGCAAATAAATTTAACGAACCAAGGCGACTTATTCGACGGTATTTCAAAAAAAGGACATGCTTTGGCATCCCGATCCCATGCACGAGGCCCGACCAATTGGAATCTATGCCGGATTCAAAGATTGAGTCCGAATTTCTGCAGCAGATAAACGACTTGCACCAATACCTTTGCGAATGTAGCCCAAAGAAACTCATATCTGGAAAGCCTGTTAATGGAAGAA TGCTGAGAACGATGATAATAAGCTACATGAATTCCGTGAAGGAAAACACGGCACCGTGTTTACAAGATGCTATGAAACTGATGGCTGACGAGGAAAATCAGTTTGCAGTACGGAAAGCGTCTGAATGGTACCAAGAAGAAATGAAAAAGAGGATAAACAAACATATGCCAAATGAGAGCGGGCTTGAGAGATATCACAATGACTGCATGAAAGTGGCTGTAAAGAAATTACGAGAATTAGTTGTGGTAGATGACGGCGATATATTTAACAGAAAAGCGGCAGTAAGTAGGCATTTGTGTTTTGGGACCTTAGAACTGATAATGCTATCGAGGAAGAGTTTGCGTAGTTACGTTTTGTTGGCCCTGTTTGTGAAAACACTATAG
- the LOC128232544 gene encoding uncharacterized protein LOC128232544, translating to MMLLGPQFLLLIFFKVSLAKEPFDYKSLHDNEFTDEFWTTLVQNVIDLFYHQRSCGQTQFGVLLLGNPENNNLNLYVYPHVGTNDYRPVIDNTQPFSPSNPSDFGNYVASRPDYIPQLQDAIHAEDISLGHMQRLWNNYINRFQQRPTLVLLYSWIMPCEQCVQLILNYFNSEPYASVPHRVVAHTTEGYFLPYMSEERNANSRERLRNAGIRVLTHRCYSLPPSNIDAAFNISKRSLIVARDMAKIEMEMEQPNSDNQCMGKCMDTETLQGCLYSCLLKTSVCCCCHDSYKARMTVDYVNRFMAECRRKHLKNCAQEMIQSTLGNACTCNLKRELVDNMKQCLTKCSNLPISKPLNPYSPTTFTGMLQKVDELANYPKEVNFCKDSRTQGTLCSEYNPNYLTAGSSLCREDTPCGFYGYSYKWCYTDYSKKKWDYCCTDACARRGNNYYWCHSGNKWQYCGSPGTKTVDNTNCLSTSPCGLHLDVSSKTDYFWCYVDTFQNYRRCCQPGFPCGRHGYSYNWCWTGYKVHSGKWDKCMT from the coding sequence ATGATGTTACTGGGGCCCCAATTCttgcttttgatatttttcaaagtaTCTTTGGCAAAAGAACCATTTGATTATAAGTCTCTTCACGACAACGAATTCACCGACGAGTTCTGGACAACTTTGGTTCAGaatgttattgatttgttttatcatcAGCGGTCATGCGGTCAAACTCAGTTCGGAGTTCTACTCTTGGGTAACCCGGAAAACAACAATCTGAACCTCTATGTTTATCCACACGTCGGAACGAACGATTATCGACCTGTCATAGATAACACTCAACCATTTTCTCCAAGCAATCCCTCTGATTTCGGAAACTATGTAGCTTCTAGGCCAGACTACATACCGCAGCTTCAGGACGCGATTCATGCTGAGGATATCTCTTTGGGGCACATGCAAAGACTCTGGAACAACTATATCAACCGATTCCAGCAGAGACCAACGCTGGTACTGCTCTACTCTTGGATAATGCCCTGTGAACAGTGCGTGCAGCTGATCTTAAACTACTTTAATTCTGAGCCGTATGCTAGTGTTCCGCATAGGGTCGTTGCGCACACAACTGAGGGCTATTTTCTCCCTTACATGTCTGAGGAAAGAAACGCCAACAGTCGAGAAAGATTGCGTAACGCAGGCATTCGCGTCTTAACGCATCGATGCTATTCATTGCCACCCTCAAATATCGACGCAGCTTTCAACATCTCAAAGAGGTCCTTAATTGTAGCACGTGACATGGCTAAAATTGAAATGGAAATGGAGCAACCAAACAGTGATAACCAGTGCATGGGTAAATGTATGGATACTGAAACATTACAAGGCTGCTTATACAGCTGTCTTCTGAAAACATCTGTATGCTGCTGTTGTCATGATAGCTACAAAGCACGAATGACAGTAGATTATGTCAATAGGTTCATGGCAGAATGTAGaaggaaacatttaaagaacTGTGCACAGGAAATGATCCAGTCAACTTTGGGAAATGCCTGCACCTGCAACCTGAAACGAGAGTTGGTTGACAACATGAAACAATGTCTTACTAAATGTTCTAATCTTCCAATTTCAAAACCGTTGAATCCCTACAGTCCGACAACATTTACGGGAATGTTGCAAAAGGTAGACGAATTAGCCAACTATCCTAAAGAAGTAAACTTTTGCAAAGACAGTAGAACACAAGGCACCCTTTGCTCTGAATACAACCCAAATTATCTGACAGCTGGAAGTTCTCTTTGCCGGGAGGATACACCTTGTGGCTTCTATGGCTATTCCTATAAGTGGTGCTACACGGATTACTCCAAGAAAAAGTGGGACTACTGCTGTACAGACGCTTGCGCAAGACGAGGCAATAACTACTACTGGTGTCACTCGGGAAATAAATGGCAATACTGCGGAAGCCCCGGTACAAAGACCGTGGATAACACAAATTGTCTGTCAACGAGTCCATGCGGTCTCCATCTTGATGTCAGCTCAAAAACAGATTACTTTTGGTGCTACGTTGATACGTTTCAAAACTACAGAAGGTGCTGCCAGCCTGGATTCCCATGTGGAAGACACGGATATAGCTACAACTGGTGCTGGACCGGATACAAGGTCCACAGTGGGAAATGGGACAAATGCATGACATAA
- the LOC128232551 gene encoding ceramide synthase 5-like — protein MMSNTSIYDMLWDDSIWFPVRFHHEDGSVDTALGWSQLVNKPGTNTYYPKVHDLHFGILVGVVLVIIRYVLETLLIKPLGYKLGIKKKKLVYVNAIPSLEEVYKTKKKPDDKQCMGLSKQLDMPLRQVQVWFRNKRNNDLTPPIKKFCDNA, from the exons ATGATGTCAAACACAAGCATTTATGACATGTTGTGGGATGATAGTATTTGGTTCCCCGTTCGATTTCATCACGAGGATGGATCTGTTGACACCGCGTTGGGCTGGTCACAATTGGTGAACAAACCCGGTACCAACACATATTATCCAAAAGTCCACGACCTTCACTTTGGAATTCTGGTCGGCGTCGTCTTGGTGATAATAAGATACGTTCTAGAAAC GCTGCTGATAAAACCCCTGGGATACAAGTTAGGGATAAAGAAAAAGAAGTTAGTATACGTGAATGCTATACCTTCCCTTGAAGAAGTTTACAAGACGAAGAAAAAGCCAGATGACAAACAGTGTATG GGCTTGTCAAAACAGCTGGACATGCCTCTTAGACAAGTGCAAGTTTGGTTCAGAAACAAAAGGAACAATGACCTTACACCACCAATTAAGAAGTTTTGTGATAATGCGTAA